The following nucleotide sequence is from Equus asinus isolate D_3611 breed Donkey unplaced genomic scaffold, EquAss-T2T_v2 contig_615, whole genome shotgun sequence.
acagaacacacatcccaccccatctgctgccccctcacagaaTACATCACcgcaggtcacaaggtcatccctgacagaacacacatcccaccccacctgccgccccttcacaggTACTGTCATCCCAGTCAGGCTCTGTAGGCTTTTCTGTCATCCCAACTAGAAGGTGCAGCtaccctccagtgcctggcacagagcaggcccccagcaatatgcagtgatggaacgcacatcccaaagagctcccctgaaaggaaaacacctttcGCTGTGTTCGGAAAGCTGCTACCTCAGAGAACTTGGCCACatgactctgtttccctctgtccaCAGTGAGTCTCTCCCAGCCTGGAACCTTCCATGTCTCTCACACTCATGGGGAAGCAAGCGTCTCCCACCAACTCACTCCCTGAGGCACAGCGCAACACTGGATGACCCAGTTCTGGTGCTGGACTTGCAGGATCGACTCAGGGAGAAGTAAATGCTAACATGTGTGCTCTTTCTGCGGCCCTGTCAAGACCCAGGTACCCGGACCAGCCCttctgaggaaggcagctggaaatgctggggaGAGCACTTGACAAACATCTTCCTGAGTGCCTCACGGactggcaagagaggaaggactCTCAGGGCACGGACGCTGGGAAGGGGCACCCAgcgaggccaggagaggctggacaGGCGCTGCCTTCAGGGAGTGCACTCAAGGGGGTGAAGTGACCGTCACCTCACAGTGTTGCAGAGCTCGGGGACAGGAGGCAACATCCAGCATCCTCGACGGAGGCTGCCCCCTGAGCGGGATCCTGGGGGCTGCCCCTGCAGTGagaagaatgaagtggaaataaatccccaccaacctctgaccccaggaaggaaaggacaatCATAGGCCTGAAAGCTGGTGCTGCATcaaggggctgtgggcaggggtggTGGCGAAGCTCCCGAGAGCTCACAGCAGACTCCCAGTCAAGTGTGCAAACCAAATGTACATCCTGTGCCTGGTCCCCAAACCCTCCAGCCGACGACATCAGGCTGCCACAGATCAGCAGTGCCCGGAAGCAGCAAGATGTGCTGAGGTGAACCATCCTCAACTCGGGACTCAGAAAACGCCCCAAGTTCCAAGGAAAGTGAGGCGTTCATGatcaaaatgcacaaacacacatgaaaggaAGGCACCATGGGGGAGAGCCGGcaagcagggagcagctgggctggcGAAGACTCCGGACTCTGACGTTGTTGAGAATGAGAGCCGACACGCTTCATATATCAAGACAGGGAGAGGCTTGAAGATGCAAGAGTGAGGAGACTTAAGACAGCCCCAAATAAAACGtccagaagaacaggaaacacacttgctttctgggttggagagcagagcagcacagctgggagggactcgtgccccgggagggaggagacgcaggtgctgagcctgcagctgcagagctggagacacatcCTGAGACCCGAGGCCCAAGGAACCCCAAGCAGGAGTCCTTGGAGCGACCCACACTGCACACCGGACGACGAGACTGGACAACATCCAAGACAGCGGCAGATCCTCAGAACCTGCCACAAGGAGACGGAACGGAACAGAAAAGGGGACCGTCTCCAAAGGAGCgacccaggagccctgcagccagcttctcgacagaaatgcaggggccagagctggaggagagcggcTGCCCTTTCGCCCAAACGCCACCTCCCGGGAGGTGTCTGCCACACAAAACCAACATGGAGACAGTTTGAGACCAAaacggaagaaaagcaaaagcgagCCGGCCACTGTCAGCAGACGCTGGTCCAGGATGTGCGGGGGACCGTGCGTCAGGCAGAAGCCAAGTGCTCCTGACGCAGGTCGGAGATGCAGGAAAGGGGCGTATGGGGGGCAAATCTCAACACGCTGACTGTGTGAATCATCATAAGGCggcgattttatttctttttaaaaaccctccgaaggcaacaacagcagtataaaatgaatggggtcatggaatggaagtgtctgagagttttgtttttttttgttgaagaagattagccctgagcatctgccgatcctcctctttttgctgaggaagactgggcctgagctaacatccgtgcccatcttcctctactttatatgtgggacgcctaccacagcatggcttgccaagtggtgccatgtctgcacctgggatccgaactggtgaaccccgggccgctgaagcagaacatgctcacttaactgctgcgccactgggccagcccccatctgagtgttttgagctggaaggcaaaggtattaatttttcacctggaaaaatcCAGTAGTGGCCATTTCTAGGATGAGCAGTCAGCTAGGAGCAAGGGAATACTCCaaagtaggagaggaaaagagaaagaggaggcaagaaaggacagGACGAAAATAAACCAAGATGGACGAACAGTCATAACACGTGGAAACAGACAAACGGCACAGTTAAAAGatgaagatcagaaggaaaaagagaatcgtGTCTATTCACAAGAGACACACATAAGACGTAAGGGTGCAGAGGGTGAACATCTTCTCAAAAGACGGAAAAGGGTAGAGGGGCCGTGGGGTGGCTGGACTGATGTGCACACAAGAGGTGGAGGTGTGGACAGTactagagagagacagggaccgcGTCAGGGCAGGCGACCAGGGGAAACGACATGCCTCAGAGCTGGCCAATGCcggccccaggagccccacacGGACACGGCAGACGctgcagggaaaagcagaggtccagcccccagggaggccggGCCCAGCTCCCCGGAGCGATGACGGAGCTGACGGGACAACGAGAAACAAACAGCCTGCTGCAGACACGGGAGATTTACAAGTTTAATCTCCGGGACAGAAATAGATgcggccccagcacagctgcagctctcacattcttttccaacACACAGGACGCCGTTGGGGGctggccacctcctgggccgcaaAACAGGTCTCAGCAGGTCCTGCAGGGACCGTGGGGCGCATTCCCCGACCTCCAGGGGACGCGGCCAGATGACTGGAATGAACAAAAGTGGCaaaaacacacacgtgtgtgtgtgaaaggagagtCCTAAAGTACGGCTCAGGCCTCTTAAAAAATGACAACCAGCCGACCAAGGGGCATTCGGGTCCCCAAGCCTCTTGCCTGGGctcccacccgccccgccccacgcaggccccctgcagccccgaTCAAGGGGCACGGCCTCACGGAGAGCTACTTCTGTAGAGGGCCCCAGCCGCCTGCTCCCTGACTCGACCCCACTCCTGGGACCTCAGACTCGCCCATGGGCCTCCCAGAACACACAGTGGGGCGGAGCGGTGCCCCCACGACCAAAATCCAAGCCCTGGGATAAAGCAAAGGCATCTCTTCTCCCGCAGAAGGGTATGGGGGAGCCCAGCAGAAATCCGTCCAGCTGTGTCTCTGGGGTCACACCTCCCAACACCAGCCTCGGACGGTCAGGTCCCAGAGGGGTCAGACGGCACATGCTGGGACATCAGATGGGTCCCTCCGACTCCAACGGGCCAGGACAGGGCACAGGTGGCAGAAtgagagcaggccaggcagggacGCTGGGCCGGAGCGGCCAAGCCCAGCAGCGTCCTGGGCGGCCCCGTCTGAGACCGGATGCAGCAGCAAGGCCGGGACGGGGCCCTGGAcggggccagggagctcaggggGACAGCCTGTGGATTCCAGGTGAGCCCAGGCCCCAAAGATGCTGCACCCAACAGGAGGCCCCTGTGGGCCGCGAGCTTTCTCCTCGGCTCCCGTGGACCCTCCACCCCAGCTGGCAGGAGGTGCGCCAACTAAACGCGTGAACGACACTCCACGCTGACAGATGGGAGCCAGAGGTCAAAGTTTAACACAGGGGAGCCAAAGACAACAACgggggagccaggccctgcacacGGGTTCGTGCGAAGGATCTCCCTCCAGCACAGGAGGGGCCGGGCTcactgtggaggctgctgggccagccgcgttcacaggagggagcagagctgtgttcccaaCACTGACACAGACGGGGGAGCCCGGCTGAGCGGGGTCCCCGGCCTGGACACTGTCAGCCTGGCTCTGCACCTGCCCCACAGGACGGGCTCCCAAGGGGGCGTGTGTGCGGCTCTGGAGTGGCCTGTGAGGGGAACCTGCATCCACAGCCGAGTGGACAGAGGGGCCGCTTCCAGCTGCCAGGGTCCTGGGAATGTGGATCAAAGGGGGTATTCATGACCCTTCCTGCAGGGTACTGTGACCCCACCCAGACTAGGACCCCAGACTGTGGCCCACTTGCCATCtgggacaggcagagctgggaggccacgctgtcaccccagggaggggaggtcagcTCAGAGTCCAGGACTGTCCCCAGGGGGTGGCCACACTGGGGTCTGGAATGACGCTCAGCGGGGTCTGTGTGCCCtgaaggaccctgcagggaggctggacagCGTGTCCGGGCCCACAGCAAGGTGAcagagtggaggagcagaggcgCCCGTCAACTGTGCCTGAGCCTGTTTGTGGAGAGTGGGTGATGGGACCCCCGGGGTACAGGACGCTCAGGACCCCTTCCAGCGGGGTGAGCCGAGCATGTCCTGGGCCTGAGAGAGCCTGCAGTGACCACCGGGAGTTGGCGCTGCTCGGCGCCCAGAAGGCCCGAGAatccctgggcagggtgggcgggtggacatgggaggcgggagcagggatggctccactgtGGACGGCACAGCCGTGCCCCAGGGTCCTCTGCTCCGGGCCAGGGGGGCCCACTGAGCGGGTGGCGTGGCCGTCAGGCTGaagcaccacctccctccctccacccccagcctctccctctacccccagcctctcccaaagATGTTGGCTGACCCCCCCAAGGCTGTGTCCCGAATCCGCCCTCCAACATCTTGGgatgaaaggagccaggagaactctccttctgctcctcccacaaCCCCCATGAGAAAGACCCACTGGTCCAccgcctgcagcccagggagcaCTCACGTTACGCAATGCACATCGTCACGGCTGAGAAGCAAGGTTGAGACatgttttctgtgacaagaaacaacttcccatgaaatgaattcataaagtttgattcccaaaaagtgattttcatttgatAAGCAGCAGCCCTAAAGCAATGCAGACTTTCCTGCATGGGCTCTGTGGGGAGCCGGGCCCCCAGGCACGACCATCCTGGGCGAGGCTGGAGGGATTTCCGGGTCTCCCACACAGCCCAGTGGACCATCAGGAGAAACCCTAACTGCCCCACATCTGTTTTCCTATCGTCAAAGCAGGACCCGCGTGGGGcagattccactcctgggtctccaaatgcaggcactttccttaaaatctagggacagactcacaccttccccagctgcagacaaaacttcagaagttggaagacacaagacaggaaaaattccCAAGCTGTGTAAAAGCTGAGATATGATCCCAGAAAAACTCCCATTAAAATATCAGCAGAAggcaggtctttttttcccccagatggccCGGTCTGAttggatgtcattttttttggcCACAACAGGACGTTAAGTCCTGGCCTAGAGAAAAAGTGCGGGTGTCTAACTGCAAGAGGTGAGGCGTTCAGGAGCAGGAGCCCCGGCCCCAagccctgtggccctgcccccagcaccggcCCAGAGCTGAGGCGAGGACAAGATATGCCACGGAGACCCCTCGAGTCACAGACAGACTCTGGGGATCACGGGCTGTCTGATGCTTCCAAACGACTGGGTCCCTCAAACTAACTCGTAACACGTCCAAGGTGTAGACACAGCAGGTCTTACTCCTCCGAGCACACACAACCATGGAGAGGGTGTCTACACGCCAACTACTCACTATCAGCACCGAGCCATCCACTTGCCCGGCCCATGTGTGCAGATCCCCACAGCCCAGTAAACACCATGTGGCCGAGAAGGCCAGGCGTCCCACAGGGCCGTGTCATCACGGAGATGGCCGTGACCATGGGCCAGGCTTCCCACCGGGACCACAGGGTCAGGTCCCCACCCGAGCCAGAACCTGTCCACGCGCTGGGGGCTTGCATCCTGGCCACACCGCGGCACCTGCCGCCAAAACTCCAGCAACGGGCGAGCTCTTAGGAGCTCTCCCAGCGACTTCACGCGGGACCCACGCTCCCTGCACGGGTGGGTGcgagcagcccccgccccccccacaccAGGGAGGGACTCGGGAGGGACCCGGGTGGGCCGGGGGGGTGACATGCGGCAGACCTGGACCTGCTGGAAGGCCTTGAGCCTCTTCTTGAAGCGGGAGGGCAGCACGAAGTCGCAGCCGCGGGCCAGtgaggccagctcctgcctcaggctggggtccTGGCACAGCGACGGCTCGTGGAGCCGCATGTCGGCTCGCGTGGGCCGCCAGGGCCCGGGCCAGGCACCTCGCTCTGGCTCTTGCTctcggggctgggcctggctggggccgcTGGGCTCGGGGCGGCAGCTGCGCCCGGCAGGACGGTTGGGGTGGCTGGGCTCAGCGCACTCCGTGCGTCGCTGGCCAGgcgctgtgggggccggcccaggcggCGCGCGTTCcacaggctgaggagggcacatggctggaggaggggtggcaggccacccctcccgcgggcgggcgggccggcggctgtgcaggtgggaggggacagctggCGCGCCCTGACGGAGCAGCTCTCTGCGAGGCTGCTGAGGGTGCGGGAGGCCTTGCAGGGGGCGGTGTCTGCAGGGACCCCGGCTGTGGCTCAGTGTGGACGCACAGGGCACAAACAGGTCAGCAAGGACAGCCGATCTGGGGCAGATCTGGGGCCGCCTGCCAGCGCTCGCACAGCGGGGAGGTGGCGCTCTCCCCAGAAGCAAAGCCTGCCTGCCCGCCCACGACTAAAGGGGACCTGCCACAGGCTCCTCGCGGAGGAGCGGGTTCTACgctgaggccccagcctgggacccAGATGCAGCCAAGCAGCTGTTCCCTCCCTGAAAACGCACTGGGAACAAAGGGGTCTGCCCgccccagcttcccctgctcgttagaggctgagaaaacatactgaagctgcagaggacaccggaaagttttctcttcaaaaatcggGTGAGGGGGTGAGTATTCTGGCTTCTGTAGTCTTGGTGCCGGTTCCACACGACAAAACGTAGAATGTCAGGACAGGGCAGAAAGTACCACAACATACAAGGTAACAATATGGAACGACAGTGTGGAACGTCACGACAAAGTACCAAGTAACCAGAACGTCCAAAATAACGACAGTGCACAAAGTACCAACAGGGCAGAACGTAACCACAACGCAGGATGTAGCGCTAACGCACACCATAAGGTAGGAGCCAGTCACATAAACGTCAACAGGGCAGCAGACAGCAGGTGCACTGAGGATGCGGCCAGCGGACACACGGACACCCGGCACCTCCGCCCGCTCCCGCAGGAAGGACcaaggctgcagtgggggccgAGTCGCCTGGGCccacgcaactcaacaacaaaacatcaaacaacccaatcaaaaaatgggctggagacatgaacagacatttctccaaagaagatatactgatggccaataggcacaggaacagatgcttatcatcgctgatcatcagggaaatgcaaatcaaaactacactaacatatcaccttacacccgttagaatgacaaaaatatctaaaactaatacta
It contains:
- the LOC139039775 gene encoding protein piccolo-like, with the protein product MCPPQPVERAPPGPAPTAPGQRRTECAEPSHPNRPAGRSCRPEPSGPSQAQPREQEPERGAWPGPWRPTRADMRLHEPSLCQDPSLRQELASLARGCDFVLPSRFKKRLKAFQQVQVQTKEEPLPPARASPPSTSPEAVRRGQ